DNA sequence from the Pseudoglutamicibacter cumminsii genome:
ACCTATTCCGCGGCAGAGCAGCGCGAAGCCCGCAAAAACATGCAACGCTACGAACGCCAGCTCGAACGCGCAGAAAAGGCGCTCGCCGAGGCCGAGGCGAAACTCGTTGCGGCCACCGAAGCCGGGGATTTCGATGCGGTCGCCCAGCTGACCCAGGAAGCCGGCGAGGCGCGGGATCACCGGGACGAGCTCGAGATGGCGTGGCTCGAAGAATCCGAGAAGGTCGACTGATGCAGAAGCAGGCGGAAGTATCTGCGCCGGAAGCAGCGGCGTTGAACACATCGGAGTATCGGCCGCGGCGCATCGCGCTGTCCTACATCATGGATGCGGTCAACGTTCCCCAGGATTATGCGGACGAGCTCCACGGCCTCGCGGCTAACACGGGGCGTTCGATCGTTGAGGTCGGCGGGCATGTGCAGCCGTGGTTTATTGATGCCCTCCGGCCTACCTGCAGCGCGCGTGACGTTGTGGCTCGCTCTGATGCGGTCGTGATCTTGGGCGGTGCTGACGTGCATCCGGGGTTGTACGAGCTGGCACGTAAGCGTTGGCGCGACGTCGACCTTGCCGGTGTGAGCGCGAGCGCCGATGATTTCGAGATCGCCCTGGTCCACGAAACCTTGGCCGCCCGCAAGCCGTTGCTGGGCATCTGCCGTGGCCTACAGATCATCAACGTGGCGCTCGGCGGAACACTCCTCCCCGACATCGGCCGCCCCACGATCCACAAGTCAGAACTCGAAGGCGACGGCTGGGCCGACCACAGCGTGAGCCTCGCAGCCGGAAGCGCGATCGAAAGCATCTACGGGACGCGCCAGATTACGGTCCGCTCGGCACACCATCAAGCCGTCGATGCGCTCGCCGACGAGCTCGTGACCGTCGCGACTGCACCGGATGGGCTGATCGAAGCGGCGGAGCACCCCGAGCATCCCGCGATGCTCGCCGTCCAGTGGCATCCGGAAGACCTCTACGGTGACAAAACTCACCTCGATGCCCTCATGAGCTGGTTCCTACGCCAGATACCGTGACGCGCAGATAGACGTTCATGAGACATCCGGTTAAGAAAACAAGGCGCGACGTGGCACAATGGGGAACGGCCTGAACAGTTTTAGCTGCGTCAGGTTGGTCCGCCATGGTGTAACGGCAGCACGCCAGCCTTTGGAGCTGTGTGGTCTAGGTTCGAATCCTAGTGGCGGAGCGGTAGTGGCAGGGCAATGGAAGGAAACATAGCCAGGTGTCCAGCGAAAAGGTCCATCCGGCAGCAGTGATCGTTCTAGCCGCAGGCGCTGGAACGCGTATGAAATCCTTTACGCCGAAAATCCTCCACACGCTCGGCGGCCGTTCGATGGTCGGCCACGCGCTCGACACCGCGCACGCGCTCGAACCGGACCGGCTCGTCGTTGTTGTCCGCCACCAGCGTGACCGCGTCGCTTCCCACGTTCTTGACCACGCACCTGACGTGAGCATTGTCGACCAGGACGAGATCCCTGGCACCGGCCGTGCCGTCCAGGTTGGCCTTGAAGCGATGGATGACCTCACTGAAGGCACCGTGCTCGTAACCTACGGCGACGTTCCGTTGTTGACCCCTGAACTTCTGACGGAACTCATTGAGCGTCATGAATCCGAAGGCAACGCGGCGACCGTTCTGACCGCAACCATCGACGACCCAACCGGTTACGGACGTATCGTGCGTGATGAGAACGGCGACGTCGCGGGCATCGTAGAACATAAGGACGCGACCGACGAGCAGCGACTCATCAACGAGGTCAACTCCGGCATTTATGCGTTCTCGGCGAACGAACTGCGTTCCGCGCTGTCCCGCGTATCGACCGATAACGCACAAGGCGAGATGTACCTGACCGACGTGCTCGGCATCATGCGTGAAGACGGCCACCGCATCTCCGCGGCCGTGACCACCGACCAGTGGCAGGTTGAAGGCGCGAACGACCGCGTCCAGCTCTCGGCCCTCGGGCGTGAACTCAACCGCCGCATCACCGAAAAGTGGATGCGCGAAGGTGTGACGATCCAGGATCCGGAAACCACGTGGATCGATGTCGATGTCGCTTTGTCCCAGGACGTGACCTTGCTGCCGAACGTTCAGCTCGTTGGCCGCACCTCGGTGGGGCAGGGCTCGGTGATCGGCCCAGACACGACTCTGCGCGACACCCACGTCGGGCAGAACGCAACCGTCAAGCGCACCGACGCAACCGAATCCCGCATCGGCTCCGGCTCGACCGTTGGGCCGTTCAGCCACCTCCGCAAAGACACCGTGCTCGGTGAAGACGGCAAGATCGGCGCGTTCTACGAAACAAAGAACGTCCAGATCGGTGACCGCACCAAGCTGTCCCACCTCGGCTACTCGGGCGATGCGATCATCGGGGAAGACACCAACATCGGCTGCGGCAACATCACCTCGAACTACGATGGTGTCAACAAGCACAAGACCGTGATCGGTTCGCACGTGCGCACCGGCGCGTCCACCGTGTTCATCGCTCCGGTTGAGATTGGTGATGGTGCCTACACTGGCGCTGGAGCTGTGGTTCGTAAGGACGTCCCGGCAGGTGCCCTCGTGATCTCGGAGGCCCCGCAGGTCAACAAGGAAGGCTGGGTTGAAGCGAAACGCTCCGGAACCCCCGCCGCGGTTGCAGCGGCATTGAGTTCAAATAAGCCAACCGATCAAGCGACGCCAGCAGAAGGCGACAAGAACTAGACCTTTCTGCGGCGGGCTACTCCGATTCGCCGCAGAGATATAAGCTCCACTTAACACCCCATCTTCGAGGAGAACGGACAGCCTGCAATGTCTGAACTGAGCTACAACGTAGACAAGAAACTGGTTTTGGCTTCCGGCCGTGCCCACCCAGAGCTGGCGCAGCAGATCGCCGACGAGCTCGAAACGGAACTCGCTCCAGTTTCTGCGTACGACTTCGCCAACGGCGAGATCTATGTACGCCCAGGGGATTCCGTTCGGGGTAAAGAATGCTTCGTGATCCAATCCCATCCGTTCCCGATGAACAACTGGCTCATGGAACAGCTCATCATGATCGATGCGCTCAAGCGTGCTTCCGCCCGTCGCATCACCGTGGTCTCGCCGTTCTATCCATACGCACGCCAGGATAAGAAGGGACGCGGCCGCGAGCCGATCACCGCCCGCCTCGTGGCAGACCTCTACAAGACCGCTGGCGCTGACCGCATCATGTCCGTGGACCTGCACACCTCGCAGATCCAGGGCTTCTTTGACGGGCCGGTCGACCACCTTATGGCGATCCCGTTGCTCGCCGACTACATCCGCACCCGCGTTGGC
Encoded proteins:
- the glmU gene encoding bifunctional UDP-N-acetylglucosamine diphosphorylase/glucosamine-1-phosphate N-acetyltransferase GlmU — encoded protein: MSSEKVHPAAVIVLAAGAGTRMKSFTPKILHTLGGRSMVGHALDTAHALEPDRLVVVVRHQRDRVASHVLDHAPDVSIVDQDEIPGTGRAVQVGLEAMDDLTEGTVLVTYGDVPLLTPELLTELIERHESEGNAATVLTATIDDPTGYGRIVRDENGDVAGIVEHKDATDEQRLINEVNSGIYAFSANELRSALSRVSTDNAQGEMYLTDVLGIMREDGHRISAAVTTDQWQVEGANDRVQLSALGRELNRRITEKWMREGVTIQDPETTWIDVDVALSQDVTLLPNVQLVGRTSVGQGSVIGPDTTLRDTHVGQNATVKRTDATESRIGSGSTVGPFSHLRKDTVLGEDGKIGAFYETKNVQIGDRTKLSHLGYSGDAIIGEDTNIGCGNITSNYDGVNKHKTVIGSHVRTGASTVFIAPVEIGDGAYTGAGAVVRKDVPAGALVISEAPQVNKEGWVEAKRSGTPAAVAAALSSNKPTDQATPAEGDKN
- a CDS encoding gamma-glutamyl-gamma-aminobutyrate hydrolase family protein; amino-acid sequence: MQKQAEVSAPEAAALNTSEYRPRRIALSYIMDAVNVPQDYADELHGLAANTGRSIVEVGGHVQPWFIDALRPTCSARDVVARSDAVVILGGADVHPGLYELARKRWRDVDLAGVSASADDFEIALVHETLAARKPLLGICRGLQIINVALGGTLLPDIGRPTIHKSELEGDGWADHSVSLAAGSAIESIYGTRQITVRSAHHQAVDALADELVTVATAPDGLIEAAEHPEHPAMLAVQWHPEDLYGDKTHLDALMSWFLRQIP
- a CDS encoding ribose-phosphate diphosphokinase is translated as MSELSYNVDKKLVLASGRAHPELAQQIADELETELAPVSAYDFANGEIYVRPGDSVRGKECFVIQSHPFPMNNWLMEQLIMIDALKRASARRITVVSPFYPYARQDKKGRGREPITARLVADLYKTAGADRIMSVDLHTSQIQGFFDGPVDHLMAIPLLADYIRTRVGNEPLTIVSPDTGRVRVAEMWAERLGHAPLAFVHKTRDLTVPNKAESKTVVGDVKDRVCILIDDMIDTGGTISGAVSVLKNAGAKDVIIAATHPVFSDPAAQRLSESGAREVVVTNTLPVPASKHFHNLTVLSIAPLLARAIKEVFEDGSVTSLFDGRA